The Formosa sp. Hel1_33_131 genome window below encodes:
- the bshC gene encoding bacillithiol biosynthesis cysteine-adding enzyme BshC: MPTDCISFRDTAFVSKLICDYVENRPELQSLYKRFPTLENFKAQLEAKKSEFNSEKRSVLVTALSKQYTRIKPSELTTQAIQSLTNENTFTITTGHQLNLLGGPLYFLYKIISTINLAKELKNKYPKNKFVPVFWMATEDHDFEEINHFNFQNKRFQWTQKTSGAVGALSTSELSEFIEVFSSVLGNSSQALALKALVKKAYLGHSNLASATRYFVHALFGSEGLVIIDGNDAALKQLFIPQITSELTNQQVFTTVSKTNQQLTKIDAAYKIQVNPRELNLFYLKDNLRERIVKKEGLYSVLNTNIEWNLAGVLEEVNSHPERFSPNVIMRPLYQETILPNLCYIGGGGELAYWLQLKSYFESEHIQFPILLHRNSVLLISEKQHQKLDKLKVSVSDLFQDKQALIQSQIKKIVTLPIDFSSQKEHLKQQFKHLYTLADQTDKSFKGAVSAQEKKQIKGLEALEKRLLKAEKKVHKDYIERLEAIHLELFPNGGLQERITNFSEFYLEHGGAFIEHLKSELVPLNQKFHVLTL; encoded by the coding sequence ATGCCAACAGACTGTATTTCTTTTCGAGACACTGCCTTTGTATCCAAGCTCATCTGCGATTATGTAGAAAACCGCCCGGAACTACAATCCCTGTATAAGCGGTTTCCAACTTTAGAAAATTTTAAAGCCCAATTAGAAGCAAAGAAATCTGAATTCAATTCTGAGAAACGAAGCGTTTTAGTAACAGCATTGTCAAAACAATACACTCGAATTAAGCCGTCTGAATTGACCACTCAAGCGATTCAGTCTTTGACAAATGAAAACACCTTTACTATCACCACGGGACATCAATTAAACCTGTTGGGTGGGCCGCTATATTTTTTGTATAAAATTATATCGACGATTAATTTAGCGAAAGAATTAAAAAATAAATACCCTAAAAATAAGTTTGTACCTGTCTTTTGGATGGCTACAGAAGATCATGATTTTGAGGAAATTAATCATTTCAATTTTCAAAATAAACGGTTCCAATGGACTCAAAAAACATCGGGGGCTGTAGGTGCTTTATCCACCTCAGAACTTTCGGAATTTATTGAAGTATTTTCCAGTGTATTAGGCAATTCGAGTCAGGCATTGGCGCTTAAAGCCTTAGTTAAAAAAGCATATTTAGGCCATTCAAATTTAGCATCTGCCACGCGTTATTTTGTGCATGCGCTTTTTGGGTCTGAGGGCTTGGTGATTATCGATGGAAATGATGCTGCTTTAAAGCAGTTATTTATTCCACAAATCACTTCTGAACTTACAAATCAACAGGTGTTTACAACCGTTTCTAAGACCAATCAACAGTTAACAAAAATTGATGCGGCTTATAAAATTCAGGTCAACCCTCGAGAATTGAACTTGTTTTATCTCAAAGATAACCTTCGCGAACGTATCGTTAAAAAGGAGGGGCTGTACTCGGTTTTAAATACAAATATTGAATGGAATTTGGCAGGAGTTTTGGAAGAAGTAAATTCACATCCTGAACGCTTTTCTCCGAATGTCATCATGCGCCCTTTGTATCAAGAAACAATTTTGCCGAACCTCTGTTATATTGGTGGGGGAGGTGAATTGGCATACTGGCTTCAGCTTAAATCGTATTTTGAATCGGAACACATCCAATTTCCAATCCTATTACACCGAAATTCGGTGCTTTTAATCAGCGAAAAACAACATCAAAAATTAGATAAACTAAAGGTTTCTGTTTCCGATTTATTTCAAGATAAACAAGCGTTAATTCAATCTCAAATCAAAAAAATAGTGACATTGCCTATTGATTTTTCATCTCAAAAGGAGCATTTAAAACAACAGTTTAAACACTTATATACACTTGCTGATCAAACGGATAAATCCTTTAAAGGAGCGGTGTCTGCACAAGAGAAAAAACAAATTAAAGGTTTGGAAGCGCTAGAAAAACGTCTTTTAAAAGCTGAAAAGAAAGTCCATAAAGATTATATTGAACGCCTAGAAGCCATTCATCTAGAATTATTCCCGAATGGAGGTTTGCAAGAACGTATTACTAACTTTTCAGAGTTTTATTTAGAGCATGGAGGTGCGTTTATAGAACACCTAAAATCAGAGCTTGTACCCTTAAATCAAAAATTTCATGTTTTGACCCTTTAA
- a CDS encoding transposase has protein sequence MAKKYLNKYRIESIRLKGYDYSSEGAYFITIVTKNREHFFGEIVDGKMIFNGIGDNAQKYWDEIPQHFSFIRLDEMVVMPNHIHGILWIDKLGGIGCDVACNLATGNTKNKKMMEISPKRGSISTVIRSYKSVVTNKSRQINPNFAWQPRFHDHIIRNEKSLHNIRRYIRNNPVIWQRDRNKEDVL, from the coding sequence ATGGCTAAAAAATATTTAAACAAATACCGTATCGAATCCATCCGACTGAAAGGATATGATTATTCATCAGAAGGGGCATATTTCATCACCATTGTCACCAAAAACCGTGAACATTTTTTTGGTGAAATTGTGGACGGTAAAATGATTTTTAATGGGATTGGGGATAATGCCCAAAAATATTGGGACGAAATTCCACAACATTTTTCATTTATTCGATTGGACGAAATGGTGGTCATGCCAAATCATATTCATGGGATATTATGGATTGATAAATTGGGCGGTATCGGTTGCGACGTTGCATGCAACCTCGCAACGGGGAATACGAAAAACAAAAAAATGATGGAAATATCACCAAAACGAGGATCCATTTCAACGGTCATCCGATCGTATAAATCGGTTGTGACGAACAAATCCCGCCAAATAAATCCAAATTTCGCATGGCAACCCCGATTTCATGATCACATTATTCGTAATGAAAAATCATTGCATAATATCCGTAGATACATTCGTAACAACCCTGTAATATGGCAACGGGATCGAAATAAAGAGGATGTATTGTAA
- the rimO gene encoding 30S ribosomal protein S12 methylthiotransferase RimO, whose protein sequence is MRTKTLKKNKINVITLGCSKNVYDSEVLMGQLKASGKEVVHEEEGNIVVINTCGFIKNAKEESVNTILDYMQKKEDGEVDKVFVTGCLSERYKPDLQKEIPNVDQYFGTTELPQLLKALGADYKHELIGERLTTTPKNYAYLKIAEGCDRPCSFCAIPLMRGKHKSTPIENLVIEAEKLAANGVKELVLIAQDLTYYGLDIYKKRNLAELLEALVKVDGIEWIRLHYAFPTGFPMDVLDVMKREPKICNYIDIPLQHISDKILKSMRRGTTQVKTTKLLKDFRVAVPEMTIRTTLIVGYPGETEEDYQTLKAWVEAMRFERLGCFTYSHEENTHAFNLEDDVPEEVKMARANEIMEIQSQISWELNQAKIGETFKVVIDRKEGEYFVGRTEFDSPDVDNEVLINASKTYLKTGEFATVKVTEAADFDLYAEVV, encoded by the coding sequence ATGAGAACCAAAACACTTAAAAAAAATAAAATTAATGTCATCACTTTAGGATGTAGTAAAAACGTCTATGATAGTGAAGTGTTAATGGGCCAACTCAAAGCCAGCGGAAAAGAGGTAGTCCATGAAGAAGAAGGTAATATTGTGGTGATTAATACCTGTGGGTTCATCAAAAACGCAAAAGAAGAAAGTGTCAACACCATCTTAGATTACATGCAGAAAAAAGAAGATGGCGAAGTTGATAAAGTCTTTGTGACGGGTTGTTTAAGTGAACGTTACAAACCAGATTTACAAAAAGAAATTCCCAATGTCGATCAGTATTTTGGAACGACCGAATTACCACAATTACTCAAAGCATTAGGAGCCGATTATAAACACGAATTGATAGGTGAACGTCTCACAACGACGCCAAAAAATTACGCCTATTTAAAAATTGCAGAAGGCTGCGACCGTCCTTGTAGTTTTTGTGCCATCCCCTTGATGCGTGGAAAACACAAATCGACACCCATTGAAAATTTAGTCATAGAAGCTGAGAAATTAGCAGCCAACGGCGTTAAAGAATTGGTGTTGATTGCACAAGATTTGACGTACTACGGATTAGATATCTATAAAAAACGAAACCTTGCCGAGCTTTTAGAAGCGTTAGTAAAGGTTGATGGTATCGAATGGATTCGTTTGCATTATGCATTTCCAACAGGATTCCCGATGGATGTATTGGATGTGATGAAACGCGAACCAAAAATTTGTAATTATATTGATATTCCATTACAGCATATTTCAGATAAAATTCTGAAAAGCATGCGTCGTGGAACCACCCAAGTAAAAACAACCAAGCTCCTTAAAGACTTTAGAGTAGCAGTTCCAGAAATGACCATCAGAACCACTTTGATTGTTGGTTATCCAGGCGAAACAGAGGAAGATTACCAAACCCTAAAAGCGTGGGTAGAAGCCATGCGTTTTGAGCGTTTAGGCTGTTTTACCTATTCACATGAAGAAAACACACACGCATTTAATTTAGAGGACGATGTGCCAGAAGAGGTAAAAATGGCACGTGCCAACGAAATCATGGAAATTCAATCTCAAATCTCATGGGAATTGAACCAAGCCAAAATAGGAGAGACTTTCAAGGTTGTGATTGATCGTAAAGAAGGCGAATACTTTGTAGGACGCACGGAATTTGATTCTCCCGACGTGGATAATGAAGTACTCATTAATGCTTCTAAAACCTACCTTAAAACGGGTGAGTTTGCAACGGTTAAGGTCACGGAAGCTGCTGATTTTGATCTGTATGCAGAAGTGGTATAA
- the ftsY gene encoding signal recognition particle-docking protein FtsY → MSFFKNIFSSDKKATLDKGLEKSKTTFFDKLSKVVVGKSKVDADVLDDLEEVLVTSDVGVNTTLKIIERIEARVSKDKYVGTEALNLILREEIGGLLSETNSGEETEFSVPQTQKPYVIMVVGVNGAGKTTTIGKLAYQLKKQGLNVVLGAADTFRAAAIDQLQVWADRVGVPIIKQSMGSDPASVAFDTLQSAVTSNADVVIIDTAGRLHNKVNLMNELTKVKRVMQKVVDHSPHEVLLVLDGSTGQNAFEQAKQFTAATEVTALAITKLDGTAKGGVVIGISDEFQIPVRYIGVGEGLEDLQVFNKFEFVDSFFK, encoded by the coding sequence ATGAGTTTTTTTAAAAACATATTTTCTTCCGATAAAAAAGCCACGCTTGATAAGGGTTTAGAGAAATCTAAAACCACTTTCTTTGATAAGCTAAGCAAAGTCGTTGTAGGGAAATCTAAAGTTGATGCAGATGTATTAGATGACTTAGAAGAAGTTCTTGTCACTAGTGACGTGGGGGTGAATACCACTTTAAAAATCATTGAACGTATTGAAGCCCGCGTTTCCAAAGACAAATATGTCGGTACCGAAGCTTTAAACCTTATTCTGCGAGAAGAAATCGGAGGATTATTATCAGAAACAAATTCTGGTGAAGAAACCGAATTTTCAGTTCCACAAACACAGAAGCCATACGTTATTATGGTAGTTGGAGTGAATGGAGCTGGTAAAACGACAACTATAGGTAAACTTGCCTATCAGCTTAAAAAACAAGGCTTAAATGTCGTCTTAGGTGCTGCCGATACTTTTAGAGCTGCTGCCATCGATCAGTTACAAGTTTGGGCCGATCGTGTGGGCGTTCCAATTATAAAACAATCCATGGGGAGCGATCCTGCATCTGTAGCGTTTGACACCTTACAAAGTGCAGTAACTTCCAATGCCGATGTTGTTATTATTGATACCGCAGGTCGCTTACATAATAAAGTTAATTTGATGAACGAATTAACCAAAGTGAAACGCGTCATGCAAAAAGTCGTGGACCATTCACCACATGAAGTCTTGTTGGTGCTTGATGGTTCTACGGGACAAAACGCATTTGAACAAGCCAAACAATTTACTGCTGCTACAGAAGTAACAGCCTTAGCGATTACCAAATTAGACGGAACCGCCAAAGGAGGCGTTGTCATCGGAATTAGCGACGAGTTTCAAATTCCTGTCAGATATATTGGCGTTGGAGAAGGTTTAGAAGACCTTCAAGTTTTTAATAAATTTGAATTTGTAGATTCTTTTTTCAAATAA
- a CDS encoding DUF4295 domain-containing protein, translating into MAKKSVASLQTGSKRLTKAIKMVKSEKSGAYIFVESIMAPEKVNEFLSKK; encoded by the coding sequence ATGGCAAAGAAATCAGTAGCATCATTACAAACAGGATCAAAACGTCTAACGAAAGCGATCAAAATGGTTAAGTCAGAAAAATCTGGAGCTTACATATTTGTAGAATCAATCATGGCACCTGAAAAAGTAAATGAGTTCTTAAGTAAGAAATAA
- the rpmG gene encoding 50S ribosomal protein L33: MAKRGNRVQVILECTEHKESGKPGTSRYITTKNKKNTPDRMEIKKFNPILKKMTVHKEIK, encoded by the coding sequence ATGGCAAAAAGAGGAAATAGAGTTCAAGTAATATTAGAGTGCACTGAGCACAAAGAGTCTGGAAAACCAGGAACTTCTAGATATATTACAACTAAGAACAAGAAGAATACACCGGATCGTATGGAGATTAAGAAATTTAATCCCATCCTTAAAAAAATGACGGTTCATAAAGAAATTAAATAA
- the rpmB gene encoding 50S ribosomal protein L28: protein MSRICELTGKKAMFGNNVSHALNRTRRRFNVNLIKKRFYIPEEDNWVTLKVSTAALKTINKIGIYAAIKGAKSKGFLK from the coding sequence ATGTCAAGAATTTGTGAACTTACAGGTAAAAAAGCAATGTTTGGAAATAACGTTTCTCATGCCTTGAATAGAACTAGACGTAGATTTAATGTGAATTTAATCAAAAAGCGTTTTTACATTCCAGAAGAAGATAACTGGGTAACATTAAAGGTTTCTACTGCAGCCTTGAAAACTATCAATAAAATTGGTATTTACGCAGCAATCAAAGGAGCAAAGTCTAAAGGTTTTTTAAAATAA
- a CDS encoding competence/damage-inducible protein A → MKAEIITIGDEILIGQIVDTNSAFIAKELNNIGVSVYQITSVQDDKTHILKAFEAAEANVDIVIITGGLGPTKDDITKTTLAQYFEDTLVYDEAVMNNIKYLWKHFVKQPLLQVNIDQSLVLSKATALMNKSGSAPGMWIEKNNTIFISLPGVPYEMKGLMNDEVLPRISEKFERPYILHKTLLTYGLGESVIAERIKDWETALPESIKLAYLPNLGRVRLRLSSTGFDKTAITEGVDAQIEALLPLIHDIFVGFEEQSSIEQIIGNQLVKLGKTLSVAESCTGGKIAENITAYDGASAYFKGGIVAYATETKIEVLKVDPKLIAKHSVVSAEVAEAMAQNVKSVFNSDYGIATTGNAGPSKGDSEAEIGTVCIAIATPEGVFSQKFNFGKQRLRVVQKAVTMAFTLFQKEIFKK, encoded by the coding sequence ATGAAAGCAGAAATAATTACAATTGGCGATGAAATTCTAATTGGTCAAATAGTGGATACCAATTCTGCATTTATAGCGAAAGAATTAAATAACATTGGTGTCTCGGTCTATCAAATCACTTCCGTTCAAGATGATAAAACGCACATTTTAAAAGCATTTGAAGCTGCTGAAGCCAATGTTGATATTGTTATTATTACGGGGGGACTTGGCCCAACAAAAGATGACATCACCAAAACAACCTTGGCGCAGTACTTTGAAGACACTTTAGTGTATGACGAAGCTGTAATGAATAATATAAAATACTTATGGAAGCATTTTGTAAAACAACCCTTGCTTCAAGTTAATATCGATCAATCACTCGTGCTTTCCAAAGCGACGGCCTTAATGAACAAATCGGGGAGTGCCCCCGGTATGTGGATTGAAAAAAACAATACAATATTCATATCCTTACCAGGGGTGCCTTACGAGATGAAAGGCCTAATGAATGATGAGGTTTTGCCACGAATCTCAGAAAAATTCGAACGCCCTTATATCTTACACAAAACACTGTTAACCTATGGGCTAGGGGAGAGCGTCATTGCCGAACGGATTAAGGATTGGGAAACAGCCTTGCCAGAATCTATAAAACTTGCGTACTTACCAAATTTAGGTAGAGTTCGATTGCGACTGTCTTCAACAGGGTTTGATAAAACAGCGATTACAGAAGGCGTTGATGCACAAATTGAAGCCTTATTGCCATTGATTCATGACATCTTTGTGGGGTTTGAAGAACAATCCTCAATAGAGCAAATTATCGGAAATCAATTGGTGAAACTAGGAAAAACCCTTTCGGTTGCCGAAAGTTGTACGGGTGGTAAAATAGCAGAAAACATCACGGCTTATGACGGAGCGTCTGCTTACTTTAAAGGAGGCATTGTCGCCTATGCAACGGAAACGAAAATAGAGGTTTTAAAAGTAGATCCTAAATTGATTGCCAAACACTCTGTGGTCAGTGCTGAAGTCGCAGAAGCGATGGCTCAAAATGTAAAAAGCGTATTTAATTCGGACTATGGGATTGCAACCACAGGAAATGCAGGACCGTCTAAAGGAGATTCGGAAGCAGAAATAGGAACTGTTTGTATTGCAATCGCGACGCCAGAGGGTGTGTTTTCACAGAAGTTTAACTTTGGAAAACAACGACTTAGGGTCGTTCAAAAAGCGGTCACTATGGCCTTTACTTTGTTTCAAAAAGAAATTTTTAAAAAATGA
- a CDS encoding fumarylacetoacetate hydrolase family protein gives MKLICIGRNYAQHISELKNEKPTEPVIFLKPDTAILLKKQPFFIPDFSDEVHHEVEVLVKINRVGKHIDSKFAHKYYEQIGLGIDFTARDLQQKLKEQGLPWEKAKAFDGAAVVGKWVSKSNFDNLNDLPFSLHKNDEIVQSATTSDMLWNIDEIIAYVSQFFTLKIGDIIFTGTPSGVSRVQPNDSLKGFIGDEEFFSIKVK, from the coding sequence ATGAAGCTCATTTGTATTGGGCGTAATTATGCGCAACACATCTCAGAACTCAAAAATGAAAAGCCCACAGAACCGGTCATCTTTTTGAAACCTGATACCGCTATCCTTTTAAAAAAACAACCCTTTTTTATTCCAGACTTCTCTGATGAGGTACACCATGAAGTGGAGGTATTGGTAAAAATCAATCGGGTAGGGAAGCACATTGATTCAAAATTTGCTCATAAATACTACGAGCAAATTGGTTTAGGAATTGATTTTACAGCACGTGACCTTCAGCAAAAACTCAAAGAACAAGGCTTGCCTTGGGAAAAAGCAAAAGCCTTTGACGGAGCGGCAGTTGTTGGGAAATGGGTGTCTAAATCAAACTTCGATAATTTGAACGACCTTCCGTTTAGCCTTCATAAAAACGATGAAATTGTACAGTCTGCCACAACCAGTGATATGTTGTGGAATATTGACGAGATCATTGCGTATGTATCTCAGTTTTTTACTTTAAAGATTGGGGACATTATTTTTACAGGCACTCCTTCAGGAGTCAGTCGTGTACAACCCAATGATTCTTTAAAGGGTTTTATTGGGGATGAAGAATTCTTTTCAATTAAAGTTAAATAA
- a CDS encoding 3'-5' exonuclease: protein MQLNLNKPICFFDLETTGVSITKDRIVEISILKVNPNGTEEKKTWLVNPEMQIPDVVIAVHGITNEKVANEPTFNELAKEINTWIKDSDLGGFNSNRFDIPLLAEEMLRAGIDFDMKNRQSVDVQTIFHKMEQRTLTAAFKFYCDRSLEGAHSAEADTMATYEVLKAQLDRYEDLENDTSFLADFSSRKKLADFAGFIAYDKEGDECFSFGKHNGKKVTEILEKEPGYFGWLLSADFPLYTKKVLTAIKLRAFNNKLQ, encoded by the coding sequence ATGCAATTAAACCTAAATAAACCCATCTGTTTCTTTGATTTAGAAACAACAGGAGTCAGTATTACCAAAGATCGAATTGTAGAGATTTCGATCTTAAAAGTAAATCCAAATGGTACTGAGGAAAAGAAAACCTGGCTCGTAAATCCAGAAATGCAAATTCCTGATGTAGTCATAGCGGTGCATGGCATCACTAACGAAAAGGTGGCTAATGAACCTACATTTAATGAACTTGCAAAAGAAATTAATACATGGATTAAAGATTCTGATTTAGGAGGCTTTAACTCCAACCGTTTTGATATTCCCTTATTAGCAGAAGAAATGCTAAGAGCAGGCATCGACTTTGACATGAAAAACCGACAGTCGGTAGATGTGCAAACTATTTTTCATAAAATGGAACAACGCACCCTGACAGCTGCATTTAAGTTTTATTGCGATCGAAGTCTCGAAGGTGCACACAGTGCAGAAGCCGACACCATGGCGACTTATGAGGTTTTAAAAGCGCAGTTAGACCGCTATGAGGATTTAGAAAATGACACAAGCTTTTTAGCAGACTTTAGTTCTCGCAAAAAACTTGCGGATTTTGCTGGTTTTATTGCCTATGATAAGGAAGGCGATGAGTGTTTCTCTTTCGGAAAACACAACGGCAAAAAAGTCACTGAAATTCTTGAAAAAGAACCGGGTTATTTTGGATGGTTGCTTTCAGCAGATTTTCCACTTTACACCAAAAAGGTGTTAACAGCGATTAAGTTGCGTGCATTCAACAATAAACTGCAATAG
- a CDS encoding dihydrolipoamide acetyltransferase family protein, producing MAKFELKLPKMGESVAEATLTAWLKDVGEKIEADEAVLEIATDKVDSEVPSEVEGILIQKLFEVDAIVEVGQTIAIIETETDAPVSAAPTPETVVDTEPEAVVQLESSIAKVQETVSPISSNDARFYSPLVKNIAKKEGVSQSELDAIKGSGKEGRVTKNDILSYLTNKSQAAPVEVKAPSVSIAPSVSSTPSPSTASPVVSRGEDEIIEMSRMGKLVSKHMTDSIQTSAHVQSFIEVDVTKIWNWRLGIKDTFKAREGQNITFTPIFLEAVAHALTVHPMLNISVQDAKIIKRKNINIGMAAALEDGNLIVPVIKNADQLNLIGMTKRVNDLALRARTNQLKPDDIQDGTYTVTNVGGFGSIMGTPIINQPQVGILALGAIRKVPAVIETSEGDFIGIRQRMFLSHSYDHRVVNGALGGQFLKTVKEYLEAWDENRTL from the coding sequence ATGGCAAAATTTGAACTTAAATTACCCAAAATGGGTGAGAGTGTAGCCGAAGCCACGCTAACCGCATGGCTCAAAGACGTTGGAGAAAAGATCGAAGCCGACGAAGCAGTGTTAGAAATTGCAACGGATAAGGTGGACAGTGAAGTGCCGAGTGAAGTTGAAGGAATTTTAATTCAAAAACTATTTGAAGTGGATGCCATTGTCGAAGTAGGACAAACCATCGCCATTATAGAAACAGAAACTGATGCTCCTGTAAGTGCAGCTCCAACTCCAGAAACTGTAGTGGATACTGAACCCGAAGCGGTGGTGCAATTAGAGTCCTCTATTGCAAAGGTTCAAGAAACGGTAAGCCCAATTAGTTCTAATGATGCACGTTTTTATTCGCCATTAGTAAAAAATATAGCTAAAAAAGAAGGGGTCTCTCAATCTGAATTAGACGCCATTAAAGGTTCTGGTAAAGAAGGCAGAGTCACCAAAAATGACATCCTATCTTACTTAACAAATAAATCACAAGCTGCTCCAGTTGAAGTAAAAGCACCAAGCGTGTCCATCGCACCGAGCGTATCATCCACGCCGAGCCCCTCTACAGCAAGCCCTGTAGTAAGTCGCGGAGAAGATGAAATTATTGAAATGTCTCGCATGGGGAAATTGGTGTCTAAACACATGACTGATTCCATTCAGACCTCGGCACATGTGCAGTCTTTTATCGAAGTAGATGTCACTAAAATATGGAACTGGAGACTGGGAATTAAAGATACTTTTAAAGCGCGAGAAGGGCAAAATATTACATTTACACCTATATTTTTGGAAGCTGTTGCGCATGCGCTAACCGTACATCCAATGCTCAATATTTCTGTTCAAGATGCTAAAATAATTAAACGAAAAAACATTAATATCGGAATGGCTGCGGCCTTGGAAGACGGCAACTTAATTGTTCCTGTCATTAAAAATGCAGATCAATTAAACCTTATTGGAATGACCAAGCGTGTGAATGATCTAGCACTGCGCGCACGTACCAATCAGCTCAAACCAGATGATATTCAAGATGGAACCTATACAGTAACCAATGTTGGTGGGTTTGGAAGTATCATGGGAACACCCATTATCAACCAACCGCAAGTTGGTATTCTTGCACTTGGTGCCATTCGAAAAGTACCTGCCGTAATTGAAACCAGCGAAGGCGATTTTATCGGAATTAGACAACGTATGTTTTTGTCACATTCTTATGATCACAGAGTTGTGAACGGAGCTTTAGGCGGTCAATTCTTGAAAACAGTTAAAGAGTACCTAGAAGCTTGGGACGAAAATAGAACACTATAA
- a CDS encoding glycosyltransferase family 2 protein — MKLSVVILNYNVRYFLELCLQSVEASLENIPSEIIVIDNDSKDGSCTMVKEKFPSVVLIENNSNIGFSKANNQAVQVAKGEYVCILNPDTVVAEDTFESILDFAEKQTNLGVIGCRLIDGSGKYLPESKRNIPLVDIAIKKVLGNSQHYYANHIMEYETARVEVLVGAFMVLKRSLYNSLEGFDEDYFMYGEDIDFSFKSLKKGYDNYYYGGTTVIHYKGESTRRNAIYFKRFYGAMQIFYKKHFKSNVLFDLGVFFGIKLFTLIKPFKQHQPEIKFKPVLVSTNSNAQLVEKLNPKIISSVDEIDSNFEIILDASSLSFKSIIDQMQASNTKQSIFKIQPKNCNYILGSNSADSVGDVIQF; from the coding sequence TTGAAACTCTCCGTTGTCATTCTAAATTATAATGTTCGCTACTTTCTCGAGCTGTGCTTGCAGAGTGTAGAGGCTTCTTTAGAGAATATTCCTTCAGAAATTATTGTCATAGACAATGATTCCAAGGATGGTAGTTGCACGATGGTGAAAGAAAAATTTCCTTCTGTGGTTTTAATTGAAAACAACTCCAATATAGGGTTTTCAAAAGCCAATAATCAAGCCGTTCAAGTCGCAAAAGGCGAGTATGTCTGCATTCTAAATCCAGATACGGTCGTTGCAGAAGACACCTTTGAATCCATTCTTGATTTTGCAGAGAAACAAACAAATTTAGGGGTCATAGGCTGTCGATTGATTGATGGTTCTGGGAAATACCTTCCAGAAAGCAAACGAAATATTCCGCTTGTTGATATTGCAATTAAAAAAGTCTTAGGAAATTCTCAACACTACTATGCCAATCATATTATGGAGTATGAAACTGCAAGAGTAGAGGTTTTAGTTGGTGCTTTTATGGTATTGAAGCGTTCACTATATAACTCCTTAGAGGGCTTTGATGAAGATTATTTCATGTACGGAGAAGACATTGATTTTTCTTTTAAATCACTTAAAAAAGGGTATGATAACTATTATTATGGCGGCACTACAGTGATCCATTATAAGGGAGAAAGTACACGAAGGAATGCCATTTATTTCAAACGTTTTTATGGCGCCATGCAGATATTTTACAAAAAACATTTTAAATCCAATGTGCTATTTGATTTAGGCGTCTTTTTTGGAATTAAACTATTTACCCTCATTAAGCCATTTAAACAGCATCAACCAGAAATCAAGTTTAAGCCTGTTTTAGTTTCAACGAATTCCAACGCTCAATTAGTTGAAAAATTAAACCCAAAAATCATCTCTTCAGTTGATGAAATTGATTCCAACTTTGAAATAATTTTGGATGCCTCGAGTTTATCCTTTAAGTCGATTATTGACCAGATGCAGGCTTCTAATACAAAACAGTCTATTTTTAAAATTCAACCCAAAAATTGCAACTATATTCTTGGGAGTAATTCGGCTGATAGTGTAGGAGACGTAATACAATTCTAA